The following are encoded together in the Gammaproteobacteria bacterium genome:
- a CDS encoding mechanosensitive ion channel, whose amino-acid sequence MNDDNVLSQVATLANMFDVARMSLLILGIAAIAFTNAAVRRLGQALMQRFPSRRFLILQFATLISFTVYIGGSLVLVVGVLQPPREFLIAIGGSAAVAVGFALKDIAASIVSGLILLFDRPFQVGDRVSFDNVYGEIVSIGLRSVRLQTLDDNLVTIPNSRFINDITASANAGALDMMVVTDFHLALDVDINLARDLVRQVIVTSRFAYLKKPVTFSIEEVAVAERLAIRLRAKAYVLDVVYEKALQSDITLRSSELFRQYGLARPA is encoded by the coding sequence ATGAATGACGATAATGTGCTGAGCCAGGTGGCCACGCTGGCGAACATGTTCGATGTCGCCAGGATGTCGCTGCTGATTCTCGGAATCGCCGCGATAGCGTTCACCAACGCAGCGGTTCGTCGCCTTGGCCAGGCGTTGATGCAACGATTCCCTTCGCGGCGCTTTCTGATCCTGCAGTTTGCGACGCTGATCAGCTTTACGGTCTATATCGGCGGATCGCTGGTGCTCGTGGTCGGGGTACTGCAGCCACCGCGCGAATTTCTGATCGCGATTGGCGGCTCGGCCGCCGTCGCGGTGGGTTTTGCGCTCAAGGACATCGCCGCTTCCATTGTATCGGGACTCATCCTGCTGTTCGACCGACCGTTCCAGGTCGGCGACCGCGTAAGCTTCGACAATGTTTACGGGGAAATCGTATCGATAGGCCTGCGCTCGGTCCGCCTGCAAACCCTCGACGACAATCTCGTCACGATTCCCAATTCGCGCTTCATCAACGATATCACGGCATCGGCCAATGCCGGGGCGCTCGACATGATGGTGGTCACCGACTTCCACCTCGCCCTCGATGTCGATATCAACCTGGCCCGCGACCTCGTGCGGCAGGTGATCGTGACCAGCCGCTTCGCCTACCTGAAAAAGCCGGTGACGTTTTCAATCGAGGAAGTGGCGGTCGCGGAGCGGCTCGCGATTCGACTGCGCGCCAAGGCCTATGTGCTGGACGTGGTGTACGAAAAAGCCCTGCAGAGCGATATCACGCTCCGATCCAGCGAGTTGTTCAGGCAATACGGCCTGGCTCGGCCCGCCTGA
- a CDS encoding DUF1285 domain-containing protein, protein MMVDAARGTGTKRAAEFLIDREGVWHHRGSPIKRESMVRLFAGMLCQNESGYFLRTPDQMVRVEVQDAPFLVTDCEFIRVDDQPELWMTTNLGERYPVGEEYPLVLRTDVTRNETRVYLLIRNGLTALVHRNVFYRLVDVAQTDPHSGKQGIRSRSGFYPLH, encoded by the coding sequence ATGATGGTGGATGCGGCGCGCGGGACGGGCACGAAGCGGGCGGCAGAATTCCTTATCGATCGGGAGGGTGTCTGGCATCATCGAGGTTCGCCGATAAAACGCGAGTCCATGGTCCGGTTGTTTGCCGGTATGCTGTGCCAGAACGAATCCGGTTATTTTCTGAGGACACCGGATCAGATGGTGCGAGTCGAGGTGCAGGATGCGCCGTTTCTTGTGACCGATTGCGAGTTCATCCGTGTTGATGACCAGCCAGAGCTGTGGATGACCACCAATCTTGGCGAGCGCTACCCGGTCGGAGAGGAATATCCCCTGGTGTTGCGTACCGACGTAACGCGTAACGAGACGCGCGTCTATCTGCTCATCCGCAATGGACTGACCGCCCTGGTGCACAGGAATGTGTTCTACCGGTTGGTCGATGTGGCGCAAACCGATCCGCACAGCGGCAAGCAGGGCATTCGCAGCCGCTCAGGTTTTTATCCCCTGCATTGA
- a CDS encoding phosphoglycerate dehydrogenase has product MFRIRTYNQISVKGLDRFPRECYQVGSDADAPDALLLRSHKLVAEQITAQVKAVARAGAGVNNIPIDACTARGIPVFNTPGANANAVKELVAAALLLGSRGIYEGVQYVNSLASDMAAADMSKLLEQEKKRFAGQEIRGKTLGVVGLGAIGSKVARLGLSMGMEVIGYDPALSVEAAWRLPSEVKRMANMNSLFARADFISLHLPVLESTRNLVNAGNVVHFRKGACLLNFAREEIVDVEAIVSALDSGLLGRYIADFPHPRLLGRSDVILMPHIGASTEEAEENCAVMAADQLRSFLEHGNIRNSVNFPGLELERTVGYRLSVTNSNVPGMLGNILSLLASAEINVVDMLNKSRDNLAYNLIDIEGAPSQTLLDGIRAVEGVVNVRLIPPPAC; this is encoded by the coding sequence ATGTTCAGGATAAGAACCTATAACCAGATTTCGGTAAAAGGGCTCGATCGGTTTCCCCGCGAGTGTTATCAGGTGGGCAGCGATGCCGACGCACCGGATGCGCTGTTGTTGCGCAGCCACAAACTCGTCGCGGAGCAGATCACTGCGCAGGTGAAGGCGGTCGCGCGAGCCGGTGCAGGCGTAAACAACATACCGATCGATGCCTGTACGGCACGCGGCATTCCGGTGTTCAACACCCCGGGAGCCAATGCCAATGCGGTCAAGGAACTGGTTGCCGCCGCGCTGCTGCTTGGCTCGCGCGGCATCTATGAAGGCGTTCAGTATGTGAATTCGCTGGCTTCGGATATGGCGGCTGCCGACATGAGCAAATTGCTCGAGCAGGAGAAGAAGCGCTTTGCGGGACAGGAAATTCGTGGCAAGACGCTGGGTGTGGTCGGGCTTGGCGCAATTGGTTCCAAAGTGGCACGCCTGGGGCTCTCGATGGGCATGGAGGTCATTGGTTACGATCCCGCGTTGTCGGTGGAAGCGGCGTGGCGCCTGCCGAGCGAAGTCAAGCGCATGGCGAACATGAATTCGCTGTTTGCCCGTGCTGATTTCATCAGCCTGCACCTGCCGGTTCTCGAGTCGACGCGCAACCTGGTCAACGCCGGCAATGTCGTCCATTTCCGCAAGGGCGCTTGCCTGCTCAATTTTGCCCGCGAGGAAATCGTCGATGTGGAAGCGATCGTGAGCGCGCTCGATTCCGGCCTGTTGGGTCGTTACATCGCGGATTTCCCCCATCCGCGCCTGCTCGGACGCAGCGACGTCATCCTCATGCCGCACATCGGGGCAAGCACCGAAGAGGCGGAGGAAAACTGCGCGGTCATGGCGGCGGATCAACTGAGGTCGTTTCTCGAGCACGGCAATATCCGCAACTCGGTCAACTTTCCCGGGCTGGAACTCGAGCGCACGGTGGGATACCGGTTGTCGGTGACCAATAGCAATGTGCCCGGTATGCTCGGCAATATCCTGTCCCTGCTCGCCTCAGCCGAAATCAACGTCGTGGACATGCTGAACAAGAGCCGCGACAACCTGGCCTATAACCTGATCGATATCGAAGGCGCGCCCTCGCAAACATTGCTCGACGGGATCCGTGCCGTGGAGGGAGTGGTCAATGTTCGTCTGATCCCGCCGCCTGCCTGCTGA